In Kitasatospora viridis, one DNA window encodes the following:
- a CDS encoding AfsR/SARP family transcriptional regulator, protein MIFGILGPLLVEDSEGPRTLAAPKQRVLLASLLLRPNRVVPVADLLDRLWGEHHPASATATLHNHVARLRRSLGSEAGARVRTRAPGYLVEILDDRELDLARFQELRTTAAAAAQEGDLHRAAALLRQALGLWRGNALSDVPAGEPHAADAEQLDELRLAVWQQRIEYDLAGGAGEALLPELRELLAAHPFQENLYGQLMRALYRSGRQADALDVFRKARAALLDELGVEPGPALQQLHESLLRQDPGLAGEPAVQLRPPQTHGRPEPLRAPLQLPPGVTDFTGRQEECAAVIAALTADGGHGPRIVAVSGQAGIGKTELALQTAWRLRAAFTDGVLFADLRGRRHRPADPAEVLAAFARALGAPESAIPADPEACAALYHGLAAGRRLLVVLDDAADSSQVRPLLPGPGSAVLVTGRRRLTGLAGAQLVDLGLLPQAEAAELFRRVAGRGFDEPDAVAAITTWCGRLPLALRIAGARLAARPAWSVREIAERLADRRHRMDELRAEDMDVRASLMLSYTALPGPNARAFRLLALADAPTLPLPIAAAVLDLPQRGAERILEELVDAHLLTCPQPGCYAFHELPRLFGKELAAATETASERLAAVRRGARAALVQVGDVEPSVDAAVDASVEVENTCAWIRQLFCAEETPVAADLLDAMAPPLAFVGFEVMTPRRPSPAAQPW, encoded by the coding sequence TTGATCTTCGGTATTTTGGGGCCGCTGCTGGTCGAGGACAGCGAGGGACCGCGGACCCTCGCCGCCCCCAAGCAGCGCGTCCTGCTCGCCTCGCTGCTGTTACGGCCCAACCGGGTCGTCCCCGTCGCGGACCTGCTGGACCGCCTGTGGGGCGAGCACCACCCGGCCAGCGCGACGGCGACGCTGCACAACCACGTCGCCCGGCTGAGGCGCTCCCTCGGCAGCGAGGCCGGTGCCCGGGTCCGGACCCGGGCACCGGGCTACCTGGTGGAGATCCTCGACGACCGGGAGCTGGACCTGGCCCGGTTCCAGGAACTGCGCACCACCGCGGCGGCCGCGGCCCAGGAAGGCGACCTCCACCGGGCCGCGGCCCTGCTGCGCCAGGCGCTCGGGCTGTGGCGCGGGAACGCCCTGAGCGACGTGCCCGCCGGCGAGCCGCACGCCGCGGACGCCGAGCAGCTCGACGAACTGCGGCTGGCCGTCTGGCAGCAGCGCATCGAGTACGACCTGGCGGGCGGGGCCGGCGAGGCCCTGCTGCCGGAGCTGCGGGAGCTGCTCGCCGCGCACCCGTTCCAGGAGAACCTCTACGGGCAGCTGATGCGCGCCCTCTACCGCTCGGGGCGGCAGGCCGACGCGCTGGACGTGTTCCGCAAGGCGCGCGCCGCGCTGCTCGACGAGTTGGGCGTCGAACCGGGCCCCGCGCTCCAGCAGCTCCACGAGAGCCTGCTGCGGCAGGACCCGGGGCTGGCGGGCGAGCCGGCGGTCCAGTTGCGGCCCCCGCAGACCCACGGCCGCCCCGAGCCGCTCCGCGCGCCGCTGCAACTCCCGCCGGGCGTGACCGACTTCACCGGGCGTCAGGAGGAGTGCGCGGCCGTGATCGCCGCGCTGACCGCCGACGGCGGGCACGGTCCGCGGATCGTCGCGGTGTCCGGGCAGGCCGGCATCGGCAAGACCGAACTCGCCCTGCAGACGGCCTGGCGCCTGCGCGCCGCCTTCACCGACGGCGTGCTCTTCGCCGACCTGCGGGGCCGGCGGCACCGACCGGCCGACCCCGCCGAGGTGCTGGCCGCCTTCGCCCGGGCGCTGGGCGCGCCGGAGTCGGCGATCCCGGCCGACCCGGAGGCCTGCGCGGCGCTCTACCACGGCCTCGCCGCGGGGCGCCGGCTGCTGGTGGTGCTCGACGACGCCGCCGACAGCTCGCAGGTGCGCCCGCTGCTCCCGGGCCCGGGCAGCGCCGTACTGGTCACCGGGCGGCGCCGGCTGACCGGCCTGGCCGGTGCCCAGCTCGTCGACCTGGGCCTGCTCCCGCAGGCCGAGGCGGCCGAGCTGTTCCGGCGGGTCGCCGGTCGCGGGTTCGACGAGCCGGACGCCGTCGCCGCGATCACCACCTGGTGCGGCCGGCTGCCGCTGGCGCTGCGCATCGCCGGGGCCAGGCTGGCCGCCCGGCCGGCCTGGAGCGTGCGGGAGATCGCCGAACGGCTCGCCGACCGCCGGCACCGGATGGACGAGCTGCGGGCCGAGGACATGGACGTGCGGGCCAGCCTGATGCTCAGTTACACGGCACTGCCCGGGCCGAACGCCCGGGCCTTCCGGCTGCTCGCGCTCGCCGACGCCCCCACGCTGCCGCTGCCCATCGCCGCCGCGGTGCTCGACCTGCCGCAGCGCGGCGCCGAGCGGATCCTGGAGGAGCTGGTCGACGCCCACCTGCTGACCTGCCCTCAGCCCGGCTGCTACGCCTTCCACGAGCTGCCGAGGCTGTTCGGCAAGGAGCTCGCGGCCGCCACCGAGACGGCGTCGGAACGGCTGGCGGCCGTGCGCCGCGGGGCCCGTGCCGCCTTGGTGCAGGTGGGGGACGTTGAGCCCTCCGTCGATGCGGCCGTCGATGCGTCGGTCGAGGTGGAGAACACGTGCGCGTGGATCCGGCAGCTGTTCTGCGCCGAGGAGACGCCGGTGGCCGCCGACCTGCTCGACGCCATGGCCCCGCCGCTGGCCTTCGTCGGGTTCGAGGTGATGACCCCTCGCCGACCGTCGCCGGCCGCCCAGCCGTGGTAG
- a CDS encoding rhomboid family intramembrane serine protease: MAETDIRSAEAVMIAEARKAFFVVFGLLALLWAVQLGNWADGGSLSLQFGIRPHELDSIGKVFTAPLMHQGWAHLEANSGPLFVFAFLAAYRGVARFLVLTVLLALTSGLSVWIFENSNTVTVGASGLVFGYFAYVVLRGVFDRHLIDSLIGLVMAASFAYLVFGALPSAPGGVSWLAHLGGLVGGCLGAWLLRDRSPAGATARPAAPAGVSAGAAAGAPAAPSERSALLKELDDLGL, encoded by the coding sequence ATGGCCGAGACCGACATCCGCAGCGCCGAGGCGGTGATGATCGCGGAAGCGCGCAAGGCCTTCTTCGTGGTCTTCGGACTGCTCGCGCTGCTCTGGGCGGTGCAGTTGGGCAACTGGGCCGACGGCGGCTCGCTGTCCCTGCAGTTCGGCATCCGGCCGCACGAGCTCGACTCGATCGGCAAGGTCTTCACCGCCCCGCTGATGCACCAGGGCTGGGCCCACCTGGAGGCCAACTCCGGCCCGCTGTTCGTCTTCGCCTTCCTGGCCGCCTACCGCGGCGTGGCCAGGTTCCTGGTGCTGACCGTGCTGCTCGCGCTGACCAGCGGCCTGTCGGTGTGGATCTTCGAGAACTCGAACACCGTGACGGTCGGCGCCAGCGGGCTGGTCTTCGGCTACTTCGCCTACGTGGTGCTGCGCGGGGTCTTCGACCGGCACCTGATCGACAGTCTGATCGGGCTGGTGATGGCCGCCAGCTTCGCCTACCTGGTGTTCGGCGCGCTGCCGAGCGCACCGGGCGGGGTCAGCTGGCTGGCCCACCTGGGCGGCCTAGTCGGCGGCTGCCTGGGCGCCTGGCTGCTGCGCGACCGCAGCCCGGCCGGTGCCACCGCCCGCCCGGCCGCTCCTGCCGGCGTTTCCGCAGGTGCCGCCGCCGGTGCCCCCGCTGCTCCCTCGGAGCGCTCGGCGCTGCTCAAGGAACTGGACGACCTGGGCCTGTAG
- a CDS encoding MDR family MFS transporter — MSTPQRTDPAVWRPAITLIVGAMAVVFDTTIVSVALDDLAKDLHAPFATVQWVGTAYLLAVFVTIPLAGWAQSRFGGRRLWTAALGAFLLGSVLSALAWNAPALIAFRVVQGLAGGIMMPLMATLLMQAARGRGIGKVMAIITVPTALGPILGPVLGGLILHLADWRWLFLVNIPFCVVGCLLARRNLPDDRPAPDQPRAPLDTLGLLLLCPGSVALVYGLSQVQGRSGFGSPGVLLPLVGGLALIGGFTARSLRRRTGALVDLRLFRHRSVASAAALLFLGGLALYGPMLLLPLYFQQVRGEDALGAGLLLIPQGVGALLARGLAGRWTDRVGARAVAVTAFALVAVSTVPFAFVTAGTGEPLLTAALFVRGLALGAAMIAPSGAAYLGLAHEEIPDASMITRIAQQIGGSVGIAVLAVVLQHGTGGAHTAGALADGFDRAFWWSVALTAVAVPLCLLLPGRPDRAAATTPGPRTPAAQTPGQQETRC; from the coding sequence ATGAGTACTCCCCAACGGACCGACCCCGCCGTGTGGCGGCCGGCGATCACGCTGATCGTCGGCGCCATGGCCGTGGTCTTCGACACCACCATCGTCAGCGTCGCGCTCGACGACCTGGCCAAGGACCTCCACGCCCCGTTCGCCACCGTCCAATGGGTCGGCACCGCCTACCTGTTGGCGGTCTTCGTCACCATCCCGCTGGCCGGCTGGGCCCAGTCGCGGTTCGGCGGCCGCCGGCTGTGGACCGCGGCCCTGGGCGCCTTCCTGCTCGGCTCGGTGCTGAGCGCGCTGGCCTGGAACGCGCCCGCCCTGATCGCCTTCCGGGTGGTCCAGGGCCTGGCCGGCGGCATCATGATGCCGCTGATGGCCACCCTGCTCATGCAGGCCGCCCGGGGCCGCGGCATCGGCAAGGTCATGGCGATCATCACCGTGCCCACCGCGCTCGGGCCGATCCTCGGCCCGGTGCTGGGCGGCCTGATCCTGCACCTGGCCGACTGGCGCTGGCTCTTCCTCGTCAACATCCCGTTCTGCGTGGTGGGTTGCCTGCTCGCCCGGCGCAACCTGCCCGACGACCGCCCCGCGCCCGACCAGCCCCGGGCGCCGCTGGACACCCTCGGCCTGCTGCTGCTCTGCCCGGGCTCCGTGGCCCTGGTCTACGGCCTCTCCCAGGTGCAGGGCCGGTCCGGCTTCGGCAGCCCCGGGGTGCTCCTCCCGCTGGTCGGCGGGCTGGCCCTGATCGGCGGCTTCACCGCCAGGTCGCTGCGGCGCCGCACCGGCGCGCTGGTCGACCTGCGGCTCTTCCGGCACCGCTCGGTGGCCTCCGCCGCCGCCCTGCTCTTCCTCGGCGGCCTCGCCCTGTACGGGCCGATGCTGCTGCTCCCGCTCTACTTCCAGCAGGTCCGCGGTGAGGACGCGCTCGGCGCCGGGCTGCTGCTCATCCCGCAGGGCGTCGGCGCGCTGCTCGCCCGCGGCCTGGCGGGCCGGTGGACCGACCGGGTCGGCGCCCGGGCGGTCGCCGTCACGGCCTTCGCCCTCGTCGCCGTCTCCACCGTGCCGTTCGCGTTCGTCACCGCCGGCACCGGCGAGCCGCTGCTGACGGCCGCGCTGTTCGTCCGCGGCCTCGCCCTGGGCGCCGCCATGATCGCGCCCAGCGGCGCCGCCTACCTCGGCCTGGCGCACGAGGAGATCCCCGACGCCAGCATGATCACCCGCATCGCGCAGCAGATCGGCGGCTCGGTGGGCATCGCCGTGCTCGCCGTCGTCCTCCAGCACGGCACCGGCGGCGCGCACACGGCGGGCGCCCTCGCCGACGGCTTCGACCGCGCCTTCTGGTGGTCGGTGGCGCTCACCGCCGTCGCCGTCCCGCTCTGCCTGCTGCTGCCCGGGCGGCCCGACCGGGCAGCGGCGACGACGCCCGGACCACGGACTCCCGCAGCGCAGACGCCCGGGCAGCAGGAGACGCGCTGTTAG
- a CDS encoding TetR/AcrR family transcriptional regulator, with protein sequence MPERRRGAALEQALLDAAWEELTEHGYARFTMDAVVKRAGTSPPVLYRRWSSRDELVRAAIAHALKAARLDTPDTGSLREDVLTLMREINATRVQLITVMNMHLAGYHQETGTSPGDLLDPLVTGRAEALDLLFARAVERGEARPGLSARIKSLPFDLLRHEILTTFAPVPDPVLEEIVDTVFLPLVR encoded by the coding sequence ATGCCCGAGCGACGCCGCGGCGCGGCACTGGAACAGGCCCTCCTCGACGCGGCCTGGGAGGAGCTCACCGAGCACGGCTACGCCAGGTTCACCATGGACGCCGTCGTCAAGCGCGCCGGCACCAGTCCCCCGGTGCTCTACCGGCGCTGGTCCAGCCGCGACGAGCTGGTGCGCGCCGCGATCGCGCACGCCCTCAAGGCCGCCCGGCTCGACACCCCGGACACCGGGAGCCTGCGGGAGGACGTGCTCACCCTGATGCGGGAGATCAACGCCACCCGCGTCCAGCTGATCACCGTGATGAACATGCACCTGGCCGGCTACCACCAGGAGACCGGAACCAGCCCCGGCGACCTGCTCGACCCCCTGGTGACGGGCCGCGCGGAGGCCCTCGACCTGCTCTTCGCCCGCGCCGTCGAGCGCGGCGAGGCCAGGCCGGGGCTCAGCGCCCGGATCAAGTCGCTCCCCTTCGACCTGCTGCGGCACGAGATCCTCACGACCTTCGCGCCCGTGCCCGATCCGGTGCTGGAGGAGATCGTCGACACGGTCTTCCTGCCACTGGTGCGCTGA
- a CDS encoding NmrA family NAD(P)-binding protein — MILVTGASGSLGGLILSGLRALPDLEVVAGTRTGDGRTARRVDFDDPASLPAAFTGVDVLLAISAGYAEDDVVLARHGALVDAAAAAGVRQVIYTSLAASGDSMTIALAHRWTEERLAAAPFAHTVLRNGLYTNVPLGLVGPQLAQAAATGVLRAPLGGGRISVVVKQDLADAAVRVAAEAQRDLAADRRHRHAGRVYELEGETAIGGAEIAEALTAAYGRPISYEPSSLAASREALTAAGFPPFSVTHALSIAANANAGRALARSSDLRALLPAAPRSVPGALAAQVAPTQA, encoded by the coding sequence ATGATCCTCGTGACCGGTGCCTCCGGCAGTCTCGGCGGCCTGATCCTCTCCGGCCTGCGCGCCCTCCCCGACCTGGAGGTGGTGGCCGGCACCCGCACCGGCGACGGCCGCACCGCCCGCCGGGTGGACTTCGACGACCCGGCCTCGCTGCCCGCCGCCTTCACGGGCGTGGACGTGCTGCTGGCGATCTCGGCCGGCTACGCGGAGGACGACGTGGTGCTCGCCCGGCACGGCGCGCTGGTGGACGCGGCGGCCGCCGCCGGTGTCCGTCAGGTGATCTACACCAGCCTCGCCGCCTCCGGCGACTCGATGACCATAGCGCTGGCGCACCGCTGGACCGAGGAGCGCCTGGCCGCCGCGCCGTTCGCGCACACGGTGCTGCGCAACGGCCTCTACACCAACGTGCCGCTCGGCCTGGTCGGCCCGCAGCTCGCGCAGGCGGCGGCCACCGGTGTGCTGCGGGCGCCGCTCGGCGGCGGCCGGATCTCGGTGGTGGTGAAGCAGGACCTGGCGGACGCCGCGGTCCGGGTTGCCGCCGAGGCGCAGCGCGACCTCGCCGCCGACCGCCGGCACCGACACGCCGGGCGGGTCTACGAGTTGGAGGGGGAGACGGCGATCGGGGGCGCCGAGATCGCCGAGGCGCTCACGGCGGCGTACGGCCGTCCGATCTCCTACGAGCCGTCGTCCCTGGCGGCGAGCCGCGAGGCGCTGACCGCCGCCGGTTTCCCGCCGTTCTCCGTGACCCACGCCCTGTCGATCGCCGCGAACGCCAACGCCGGCCGCGCGCTGGCCCGTTCGTCCGACCTGCGGGCGCTGCTGCCGGCCGCGCCCAGGTCGGTGCCGGGGGCGCTGGCGGCCCAGGTCGCGCCGACGCAGGCCTGA
- a CDS encoding winged helix-turn-helix transcriptional regulator: protein MTAEVHEVYEPHEPHEVCEDDCGIRDVLDRLGDRWSVLVIVVLAKGTHRFSELHQAIPGISQRMLTLTTKRLVRDGLVERTVYPTVPPQTEYRLTAMGRSLSAAITELANWSRSHKALIAEARSHWDAEHPGGL, encoded by the coding sequence ATGACCGCCGAGGTGCACGAGGTGTACGAGCCGCACGAGCCGCACGAGGTGTGCGAGGACGACTGCGGCATCCGCGACGTGCTGGACCGGCTCGGCGACCGCTGGTCGGTGCTGGTCATCGTGGTGCTGGCCAAGGGCACCCACCGGTTCAGCGAGCTGCACCAGGCGATCCCCGGCATCTCCCAGCGAATGCTCACCCTCACCACCAAGCGCCTGGTCCGCGACGGCCTGGTCGAGCGCACCGTGTACCCGACCGTCCCGCCACAGACCGAGTACCGCCTCACCGCGATGGGCCGCAGCCTCTCGGCCGCCATCACCGAGCTGGCCAACTGGTCCCGCTCCCACAAGGCGCTGATCGCCGAGGCCCGTTCGCATTGGGACGCCGAGCACCCGGGCGGGCTCTGA
- a CDS encoding ATP-binding protein, translating into MDTLQTQRGPREFTMRFSSSPRGARLARRLVSHRLDEWGFGYSDPVNEAVSLICGELAANAVRHGRVQGRDFEVQLTRTEAAVRIEVSDTRTERVPPTGPVPVPAEDSESGRGLLIVAALATDWGMHPRPAAPGKTVWAECAI; encoded by the coding sequence ATGGACACACTGCAGACCCAGCGCGGCCCGCGCGAGTTCACCATGCGCTTCAGTTCGTCCCCGCGCGGTGCGCGCCTTGCCCGGCGGCTGGTTTCGCACCGGCTCGACGAGTGGGGCTTCGGCTACTCCGATCCCGTCAACGAGGCGGTGTCGCTGATCTGCGGCGAGCTCGCCGCCAATGCCGTCCGCCACGGGCGGGTCCAGGGGCGGGACTTCGAGGTCCAGCTGACCCGGACTGAGGCCGCCGTGCGGATCGAGGTCTCCGACACCCGCACCGAGCGCGTGCCCCCGACCGGCCCGGTGCCGGTGCCGGCCGAGGACTCGGAGTCCGGGCGGGGCCTGCTTATCGTCGCGGCCCTCGCCACCGACTGGGGCATGCACCCGCGCCCGGCCGCCCCGGGCAAGACGGTCTGGGCCGAGTGCGCGATCTGA
- a CDS encoding helix-turn-helix domain-containing protein, with translation MTDQDDGAAFLKCFGQQVKLLRERAGLTRTQLGAQVGYGEDQIASVELGRRIPKPELIDKLDEVLRGDRLLIAMKGEVARARYPAFFRDAAKLEAEAVELQSYDTHVVKGLLQTEEYMRALLAMHRPLLDETLIEQRVAARLARQERLSARPAPLFSFVMEESVLRRPLGGLHVQRGQLEQILLVGQQRNVEIQVMPLAREDNAGVDGGFTLFTRKNGDQIGYLEVQGRGILTSDREEVRGLTARYGIIRAQALTPNESLAFIEKLLGEL, from the coding sequence ATGACGGACCAGGACGACGGCGCGGCATTCCTGAAATGTTTCGGCCAACAGGTCAAGCTGCTGCGCGAGCGGGCCGGCCTGACGCGCACCCAGCTCGGCGCCCAAGTCGGCTACGGCGAGGACCAGATCGCCTCGGTCGAGCTGGGCCGGCGGATCCCGAAGCCGGAGCTGATCGACAAGCTCGACGAGGTGCTGAGGGGAGACCGGCTGCTGATCGCGATGAAGGGGGAGGTCGCACGGGCCCGCTACCCGGCTTTCTTCCGGGACGCGGCCAAGTTGGAGGCCGAGGCCGTCGAACTCCAGTCGTACGACACTCACGTGGTGAAGGGGCTCCTCCAGACCGAGGAGTACATGCGGGCGCTGCTGGCAATGCACAGACCTCTGCTGGACGAGACGCTCATCGAGCAACGTGTTGCGGCGCGTCTGGCTCGCCAGGAGCGTCTCTCCGCACGCCCTGCCCCTCTCTTCAGCTTCGTCATGGAGGAATCCGTCTTGCGTCGGCCGCTCGGCGGGCTTCACGTTCAACGTGGACAGCTGGAGCAGATCTTGCTGGTCGGACAGCAACGCAACGTCGAGATCCAGGTCATGCCACTCGCCCGCGAGGACAACGCCGGTGTTGACGGCGGCTTCACGCTCTTCACCCGCAAGAACGGTGACCAGATCGGCTATCTCGAAGTCCAGGGTCGTGGCATCCTGACCAGTGATCGAGAAGAGGTCCGTGGCCTGACGGCTCGCTATGGGATCATCCGGGCACAGGCGCTGACGCCCAACGAGTCGTTGGCTTTCATCGAGAAGCTGCTGGGAGAACTATGA
- a CDS encoding DUF397 domain-containing protein, producing the protein MSEDSATTQRHLSWQKSSYSGAQGGDCVEIALGATAIHVRDSKDPEGPSLTVTPAAWAAFLKLTEQQS; encoded by the coding sequence ATGAGCGAGGACTCCGCCACCACGCAAAGGCACCTGAGCTGGCAGAAGAGCAGCTACAGCGGTGCTCAGGGTGGCGATTGCGTCGAGATCGCATTGGGCGCGACTGCCATACACGTCCGCGACTCCAAGGACCCCGAGGGCCCCTCGCTGACCGTCACCCCCGCCGCCTGGGCCGCGTTCCTCAAGCTCACCGAACAGCAGAGCTGA
- a CDS encoding DUF397 domain-containing protein, whose protein sequence is MNTHQLSWKKSSYSGAEGGECVEIATAPAAVHIRDSKDPDGPLLTVTPTAWAAFLTLATTQHS, encoded by the coding sequence ATGAACACCCACCAACTGTCCTGGAAGAAGAGCAGCTACAGCGGCGCCGAAGGCGGCGAGTGCGTCGAGATCGCCACCGCCCCCGCCGCCGTGCACATCCGCGACTCCAAGGACCCCGACGGCCCGCTCCTCACCGTCACCCCCACCGCCTGGGCCGCCTTCCTCACCCTGGCCACCACCCAGCACAGCTGA
- a CDS encoding Lrp/AsnC family transcriptional regulator: MDHIDRLLLTHLQQDATQSYAALGKAVGLSAGAAHERVRKLRERGVIRRTAADVDPAAVGAGVLAYVTIDSTSWMGESAAAFAAIPELLEAHVIAGSASVLVKVRTATTEQLQDVLRRLYAIEGVSGTQATVVLETFFERAVSPLAGGGVGQAVQVTGTAEVVVQEESR, encoded by the coding sequence ATGGATCACATCGACCGGCTGCTGCTGACGCACCTTCAGCAGGACGCCACCCAGTCCTACGCCGCTCTCGGCAAGGCCGTCGGCCTCTCCGCCGGCGCCGCCCACGAGCGCGTGCGCAAACTGCGCGAGCGGGGCGTGATCCGCCGCACGGCGGCGGACGTCGACCCGGCCGCCGTCGGCGCCGGCGTGCTGGCGTACGTGACGATCGACTCGACCTCCTGGATGGGCGAGTCGGCTGCCGCCTTCGCGGCGATCCCCGAGCTGCTGGAGGCACACGTGATCGCCGGCAGCGCCTCGGTGCTGGTGAAGGTGCGGACCGCGACCACGGAGCAGTTGCAGGACGTGCTGCGCCGGCTCTACGCGATCGAGGGGGTCAGCGGGACGCAGGCGACGGTGGTGCTGGAGACCTTCTTCGAGCGGGCCGTGTCACCGCTGGCGGGTGGTGGGGTCGGTCAGGCCGTGCAGGTCACGGGTACGGCCGAGGTGGTGGTCCAGGAGGAGTCCAGGTAG
- a CDS encoding SMP-30/gluconolactonase/LRE family protein — translation MGGLRSELYEAFDERFRTDKCMNGDASLEVLFTGCRWAEGPLYLPAWRQLVWSDIPNDRMLRWDEETGAVSVFRRSAGHPNGNTLDREGRLITCEQGNRRVTRTEHDGTLTVLAEYWQGRRLNSPNDATVAADGTVYFSDPDFGIGSDYEGHRAPREIEANNVYRIDPRTGEVSLAADGFGAPNGLVLSPDGRRLYVSDTRAGRIRVFDVGPDGTLSDGGVFAEASGRPGARFDNIRFDDGGRLWAAAMDDGVHCYHPDGTLLGRLRVPETVANITWGGAKRNRLFIAAETSIYSVVMAVTGTHPTGPGSRPWLDRQA, via the coding sequence ATGGGCGGCCTGCGGTCCGAGCTCTACGAGGCGTTCGACGAGCGGTTCCGGACGGACAAGTGCATGAACGGCGACGCCTCGCTGGAGGTGCTGTTCACCGGGTGCCGGTGGGCCGAGGGTCCGCTCTACCTGCCCGCCTGGCGGCAGTTGGTCTGGAGCGACATCCCCAACGACCGGATGCTGCGGTGGGACGAGGAGACCGGCGCGGTCAGCGTGTTCCGCCGCTCGGCCGGGCACCCGAACGGGAACACGCTCGACCGCGAGGGCCGGCTGATCACCTGTGAGCAGGGCAACCGCCGGGTGACCCGGACCGAGCACGACGGCACCCTGACCGTGCTCGCCGAGTACTGGCAGGGCCGGCGGCTGAACAGCCCGAACGACGCGACGGTCGCCGCCGACGGCACCGTCTACTTCTCCGACCCGGACTTCGGCATCGGCAGCGACTACGAGGGGCACCGCGCGCCGCGGGAGATCGAGGCCAACAACGTCTACCGGATCGACCCCCGCACCGGCGAGGTCAGCCTGGCCGCGGACGGCTTCGGCGCCCCGAACGGCCTGGTCCTCTCCCCCGACGGGCGGCGGCTCTACGTCTCGGACACCCGGGCCGGCCGGATCCGGGTCTTCGACGTGGGCCCGGACGGCACGCTGTCGGACGGCGGGGTCTTCGCCGAGGCCTCCGGGCGCCCGGGGGCCCGCTTCGACAACATCCGGTTCGACGACGGCGGCCGGCTCTGGGCCGCCGCGATGGACGACGGTGTGCACTGCTACCACCCGGACGGTACGCTGCTCGGTCGGCTGCGGGTCCCCGAGACGGTAGCCAACATCACCTGGGGCGGCGCCAAGCGGAACCGGCTCTTCATCGCCGCGGAGACCAGCATCTACTCGGTGGTGATGGCGGTCACCGGCACCCACCCCACCGGACCGGGCTCGCGCCCCTGGCTCGACAGGCAGGCTTGA
- the nadE gene encoding ammonia-dependent NAD(+) synthetase, with product MTDPITQPGIARDLHVSADFDPAREAERRISFLVRQLAASRTRSLVLGISGGVDSLTAGRLCQLAVERVREAGGEATFHAMRLPYGTQADEADAQASLVFIRPDAVLTVDIAPATNGALEALHAAGLVFRDAAHQDFVTGNVKARQRMIAQYAVAGAYDGLVVGTDHAAEAVTGFFTKHGDGAADVVPLTGLTKRQVRGLAEYLGAPAGLVWKPPTADLETLSPGKLDEDALGISYQEIDDFLEGKPVAEETAEALMARYRMTAHKRRLPFAPQDEA from the coding sequence ATGACCGACCCCATCACGCAGCCCGGCATCGCCCGGGACCTGCACGTCAGCGCGGACTTCGACCCGGCGCGCGAGGCCGAGCGCCGGATCTCCTTCCTGGTCCGCCAGCTGGCCGCCAGCCGGACCCGCTCGCTGGTGCTCGGCATCAGCGGCGGGGTGGACTCGCTGACCGCCGGGCGGCTGTGCCAGCTCGCGGTCGAGCGGGTCCGCGAGGCGGGCGGCGAGGCGACCTTCCACGCGATGCGACTGCCCTACGGCACCCAGGCGGACGAGGCCGACGCCCAGGCCTCGCTGGTCTTCATCCGCCCCGACGCGGTGCTGACCGTGGACATCGCGCCGGCCACCAACGGCGCCCTGGAGGCCCTGCACGCCGCCGGCCTGGTGTTCCGCGACGCCGCGCACCAGGACTTCGTCACGGGCAACGTGAAGGCCCGGCAGCGGATGATCGCCCAGTACGCGGTCGCCGGGGCGTACGACGGCCTGGTGGTCGGCACCGACCACGCGGCGGAGGCGGTCACCGGGTTCTTCACCAAGCACGGCGACGGCGCGGCCGACGTGGTGCCGCTCACCGGTCTGACGAAGCGGCAGGTGCGCGGCCTGGCCGAGTACCTGGGGGCGCCGGCCGGGCTGGTCTGGAAGCCGCCGACGGCCGACCTGGAGACGCTCTCGCCGGGCAAGCTGGACGAGGACGCGCTGGGGATCTCCTACCAGGAGATCGACGACTTCCTGGAGGGCAAGCCGGTCGCCGAGGAGACGGCCGAGGCGCTGATGGCCCGTTACCGGATGACGGCGCACAAGCGCCGGCTGCCGTTCGCCCCGCAGGACGAGGCCTGA